ggaggcttgcggcgaggaggtgctgtagggaacagttgggggattatttgctctagccctgcttctccctctggccaccccactgcctgttccaacctgttctggtgctgcacttgcctccccctctgaagccctgtcttcagtaggcttagcaagccaggtggggtcaatcacctcatcatccaccagctcttcctctaaatcctcagtctgctcctccctcagacttactgccctaacaacaacctcactgactgacagacaactctgtctcatgatcatcatcatcatccacaaatagctcttgagatagtaattggaagtccccaccctcatcaccctgactctGAAAGCttgtaataatggtctaccacgtggtacctgcaaaatgtgagatgaagctggggagcggagatACGTGGCggtctactaatccctcagcagcaggcactgattcaccccgcccaggacctcggcctctgcccacaccctcatttggatgcCCACAttcacatccacgtcctcgacctttatccctagtcttcatcatattGGATAAAGCACTTGGGCTAAATGCTACGCAAAATGCAAGTTATTTAGCGTAggcttataggccaaaatagacacaataaacaatgtatactgttgttagatagcggatTTACAGCACACAGACACTGGTATATACCGTACGCTCTCAGCAGGCCCAGaaaaatttaaacagtgtatactgttgttagcgcAAATTCACAGcccccagagactggtatatagAGTACGCTCTCAGCAGGCCCAGGTAAATTTTTctagtgtgtatactgttgtttgATAGCGCAATTTCACAGCCCCCAAAACACTGGTACATAGAGTACGCTCTGAGCAGGCCCAGAAATGTTTTTCTAgcgtgtatactgttgttagatagcgtagattcacagcaccaacacacgggtatatagtgtACCCTTTAAGctcacaaaaaactaaaaaaatgagaaactataggagttttgttacttgcTATGTACtctgtgtacacccctggcagtacactgcataaaaccagtaacagtgggcagaatacagccaggatgcttgaaaaatttgtgtgcactactgctcccagccagccaaaatgctgatgcacacaatgagagaagTAGTAGTCCTAAAAAGGGCTGTTGGGTTCTGGTagtaaggatccctgcctaactacAACCTAATCCCTACCCTAACGCTTTCCCTATCGCAGCAGCTCTATCGCTAAGCTCATGCAGCGGGCGTGTGATgcgagcctcaggtgaccagagtTTTAATACTCGacagtcacctgatcagcccagccagtcactgctgtagaagtgcacagggttggcacgtcacagcaggaagtggtaaagcctccCCTGCATgttttagtggctaaaaaatggcgctaaacatgcggggtgGGGACATAAAATTTTCTTGAGCACCGCGTGCTGCTCGAGCGAGTAATAACCACCATCGAGTACGTTACTGCTCGAACAAGCATAAAGCTCGGACgatcatgctcgctcatctctagcgataaCACAAGATGGGTATCTATAATATGGGTGAAATTATGGGCACCACATCATAATAATGACGTGATTATCGTATGGATTGTATCCATTATTTAGAAGAATAAATGTTTTGAAATAGAAAATCTGAGTAAAATCCATCTGTAGTGCGGATATATAATATATCTATGTGAACGAGGCCGATTCCTTCATCGTTTGATATCAGTACTATTAAGAGAAGACTATCTCGCCAATTTTAGATCTAAGGAACCATTCGCTCCTATTAGACTCCTAGAATCCAgattgtggagacatagaccctgaTAACAGAAGATTCCTTGGAGGATGGAAGGTTGGTGCTATGAGTGTCAGGAATGCTTCTCTCCAGAGACTGGAAGGAAGAAACCTGGATGCCAGATCATCATTATTATATAACAAATCTCACTGCAATATCATCTTAGGAAACGttcacatgagggcttgttttttgatggAAATGTGATATTTGATTGGAACCATTTAATATACAAGCAGGTGCGTGTGGGACAATGATCTCAAAAAAGAAGTTAGATTTAGCAGGTGAAGATGAAGTAGCTCTCCTACAGATCTGCTCCAGTGGGCTGGGCTGCGCCTGTAAGATGCAAGCTGGAAACCTTCCTTAAAGAAGAGCCAAGCGGTGATGATGCTCCAAACACTGCCCTTCAGAAGTTAACTGATGCCGTGTTCCTGACTAGTGAAGAGGGGTCTGGTCTGACCCTCTTTCACCACATGGGTGGTGAGGCAATCAATTCCTTATCTGCCCATATGATGTTGCTGTTGCACCACCACTGGAGATAAATAGTAGGATGGCACTGGTCCCCCTTGTGACTATAAGCAGTGATGTGGCTAAGTTACTCAATTTGTATTTACAGTAGCAGGGTCCACATAATGGTGCCATTAGCTGGAATCTGGTGTATGTTATGTAATGTACATTAGGGGTGAGGGCAATTTTTGTCGTACTGTAGTGGCTGCTGCACTAGGGAAGAAGCCCTGAATAGGCATGAAAAGCGAGGTCATGGTGACTGCAATGATCTAGAGAACAGCCAAGGGCTGGGCAAGAGAAGTTTCCCTCCCACTTCACCAAAGTTTTTGTACAAGAGTAAGATTGCCCATTTGTGTGAGGAGAGGGAATCTTCCTTCTTCATAAGTAAAGCAGAGTAGACATCTGCCAATGCCATGGCTGCAGTTGATGTCAACCGGGCCAATCAAAAACAGgattcagcactcatacacatttaaccccttgagtggcacgcccggaaatttttcgggacgagctccactgctcatagcaacatagccaggaagatttccgggctatgtatcactatgggagctgcagagcacaatgccacaagctgtgacagtgtgctctgcctgcacagacccacagagaacaaagcaagggctttgaaaaaccagcagaagatattgccgacatgccggcaatctcctgcactggtttgtttacaggttgccatagagaccatcggcttgtcagaagcaagccgatggtctctgtggcagggagagcttggtgcttggctgtcagagcacagctaggtaccagctcttacagcagagatcagagaaaacctccgagctctgctgtgttaaccctttacatgctgcagtctatgtgactgcagcatgtaaagggctgtcactgcagcatgtaaagggctgtcaccatcggacccccggaatgtgatcaggggtcctgatgggtccctgtagaagtcccctaaagggacaaaagaaaaaaaaattataaaaaaaataataaaaacacttgtctccctttactttgtaaaaaatcaaaaatacaatcacacatgtggtatccctgcatcgtaatgacccagagaaggaagttaatacattatttaaccccttaatgacatggcccctttttttcttttttccccatttctttttttcctccctcctgtttaaaaaatcacaacttgtcccgcaaaaaacaagccctcatatggccgtcaatggaaaaatgaaaaagttatggctcttgagacgcaactgcaaaactagttgaaattcaatgattagaccattttaaaaaacctgccctggtgggcacgacagggtggtaggaaacccgccactcaaggggttaatatcttaataaaactgcacaactgttgtttattatACTACCTGTatgaaaatgcaaggttcttagctcaAACCTTGATTAGAATATGGGGGCCCATCCACCATATTCATGTGAACCTTTTTGGATGGATTCCTAATTTTTAAAGGCATCTCTCTTTAGACCCAGAAAGCCTCCAAACTAATTTTCAATGTAACCATATAGCTAGTTTTCCTGGTTTCCTCCTCCCCTCTACCTTGGTTTGTGATAAAGTGCATGTAGCTCTCAAGGAATGTGTGAGACGGACACCAACTAATGGCAGTGACCAACAGGAATCTTTTATGGTTCTACTGAGCATTTACTAGAAGCATGGTGGCTTCACCAAGATGGAGGCTTCACCACAGAAGGAGAAATCTGCAAAAGAACAGTCTGGTGGCTGAGCATCATGACCAACTGGTCCTCACTCTCTGAGGTCTGTTAGAATGTGATCTGTTTGCTGCTTATTGTCTAATTTCATTTTGGTATGCGACTTGTAATTTATTTAGAAATGTTctgaaatattaatatttttactTGGCTTCAATAATAGTAAAATCGaatttattcttggcagatgacggtaaCGGGAGCTCAGAGGGGcatctgatatctgcagattttgatgcaaatgatAATAGTAGACAAGATAAAGATGAAGAACTTACCATTAACACAGATATCCCtgcagcccttcacagcaaagatccatcatctgatcctcttatacaggtgCCAACTTCTGCTCCATCACAAACTaataagcagaagaaaagtcacagagAAGGAGAACATCAAAGAGCTCACGGAGGAGAGAAGACGTATccgtgtccagaatgtgggaaatgttttactcagaaatcaaatcttgttagacatcagaaaaATCACACAAGGGAGAagcaattttcatgttcagaatgtgggaaatgtttctatATCAAATCacgtcttgttacacatcagagaattcacacaggagagagtcCATTCTTATgtacagaatgtggaaaatgttttatttataaaTCAGAGCTTGTTACACATcacagaagtcacacaggagagaagcctttctcatgttcagaatgtgggaaatgttattatatgaaatcacatcttgttgcacatcagagaattcacacaggagagaagccattttcatgttcagaatgtggcaaatgttttactagcaaagcacTACTTGTTAGACACCAGAGATGTCACACAGGACAGAAGCCATtctcatgtttagaatgtggaaatTGTTTTTATatcaaatcacatcttgttgcacatcagagaattcacacaggagagaagcctttctcatgtgcagaatgtgggaaatgttattatatgaaatcacatcttgttgcacatcagagaattcacacaggagacaagccattctcatgttcagaatgtgggaagtgtttttatATCAAATCACAGCTTGTTGCAcaccaaagaattcacacaggagagaagccattctcatgttcagaatgtgggaagtgtttttcaCATAAATCACAGCTTGTTACACATCAaaaaagtcacacaggagagaagccattctcatgttcagaatgtggcagatGTTTTACTAGGAAATCAAAGCTTGTTATACATCTGAGAactcacacgggagagaagccattcttatgtacagaatgtggaaaatgttttaatgtGAAATCAgagcttgttagacatcagagagatcacacaggggagaagccattttcatgttcagaatgtgaaaaatgttttatttataaaTCAGAACTTGTTACACATcacagaagtcacacaggagagaagcctttctCATGTTCCGAATGTGGCACATGTTTTAAtgtgaaatcacatcttgttagacatcagagaattcacacaggagagaaaccattttcatgttcagaatgtgggaaatgttttactagcaaagcactacttgttagacaccagagatgtcacacaggagagaggccattctcatgttcagaatgtgggaagtgtttttatATCAAATCACAGGTTGTTGCAcaccaaagaattcacacaggagagaaaccattctcatgttcagaatgtggcaaatgttttactagcaaagcactacttgttagacaccagagatgtcacacaggagagaagccattctcatgttcagaatgtgggaagtgtttttcagataaatcacatcttgttagacatcaaaaAAATCACAAGAAGAGAAGCCATTCTCGTGTTCCGAATGTGGGAATCCAAGAACTAATGTAGACAAGTAACTATTTTCTTTATAAAACCGTGTTTAATTAGCAAATGGTACaagaattaaaaaatacaaaaaggtgACTTCATGTAcagcatttttctttaaaaaaaacctacaaTACTAATGTAGTTTTTCCAGCATGAACTGCAATGGTTGGATGTTAACTaaaggtcattaaggggttattaAATGTGCTGTAAAGAGTGGCTTTTTGGAATTGCAGCAGGGTGTAGGTTTGGATCTTCTTAATTGGGCATTTTTCTAATGGCCTCGTAGGGTgacttcacatgactgtatttgcatgtgcaacatttgtgcgcacaatacacagagaatagaatccatttatttcaatggtttcattcttaccaaaaaaaaaagctcagcatacttttttttgtgcacatctaCGTCCCAGATATGctatgggagatgcacaaatgtggtcagccattgaaatggccaaaaaatgaattcaagatgtgttcttttcctgggcaactgtgcagaaaaatagagcatgttgcagagTTTTACAAATGACCGAATTGGCATGCCATATACGCCTATGTGAGccaactagaattgagcgaacgtactctgccgagcttgatactcgttcgagtataagCATACTCGATAGTGCTCATCActccgtgtttgaccccgccccatttttggctcctccccgctgtgatgtgcctgttttggcccctccccaccgcagcACATTCAacagcaaattttttggctggcaggagagagggggagagagagagagagagaccaaaaaaaaaaagcttgggacccagccgcccacatacaaaaatgcttgagtctcccgtTGTAGTTAACAGGGTTCGttattcgagtagagctctcgaattttacgaaaagctcgactcgaataatgaggacccgagcatttggacgctcgctcatctctagagccaaCTTATTTAAATCAGTAGGTTCTATTTTCAGCGCGCAAGTTTTTCCCGTGTACAAATGCCAAGTATGCCCGTCTGACATCGGTCTTGGGCgggttgctgcattgtggagattttTTGCCAGTAAATTCTTAATCCACGCCTGACTTTGTTGTGGATTTCGGAACAAACTTTCACAGTGAATTTCACACCTTGTATTGCAGGAAGGGCTTGTGCACACGAGGATAAAATTAACAGAGAAACTTTGTTCCCAATTTTAGTTTTGGCTCCACGACCGTGTGAGGGATTGTTAGGGGTTCTGTTTATTTAATGGCAACATTTTGGGGTATTTGTAACGTATTACATTTGCTACCAGTCAGTctgtggcattaaaaaaaaaataaagttttcaaTGTCACACCTGGGCTTGAGATCACAGGTAAGGGAGTGTTTCCCTCTGGCTCGCTCTGTTTGAGCAAATATGTGTGTCCCCAGTTTCTCAGAGACACATAATATCCAGATTTTGAAAGCTGTTGTCCCCAGGCTATGTGGAGGCCTGGGAAGGGGAGTTGGGTAGAAGTATTCCACGAGGGGAATGGGAGAGGGCCTGGGTCCTGTGCCACAAACTTTCTTCTATTTGCAAAATACAAGATCTTAACTTTAAAATCCTGTCCTGCATAAAATGTCTCCTCAAACCCAACCCACGTGTTGGAGGTGTAACAACGACAGAGGCAGTATGTCCCATATATGGTGGGATTATGCCCAGATTGTGGCTGTCTAGACGAGCTAGATGTATCGCTACTTTATATACGAGTTCCCACATGGTtgcttactagagttgagcgaacgtactctcgcgagcttgatgctcgttcgagtattagcgtactcgatggtgctagttactcgaacgagcatcaaatcgtgtttgaccccgacccagcttttggctcctccccgctgtgacgtgcctgttttggcccctccccaccacagCGTGCGTCAttcgaaaatttttggtctggcgggaaggggagagagagagagagagagacgaaccaagaaaaaaaaaagctcagaacCCTGCgttccatatacaaaaatgctcgagtctcccattgtagtcaatagcgttcgttactcgagtagaactctcgaattttacgaaaagctcgactcgaataacgtggacccgggcatttgggtgctcgctcatctctactgcttaccGGGTTGTCAATTTCCTCTCCTGCGTGGATAACAGGCTAACTACAGCCCAACAGTAAGCAATATTGTTATTTTGCTTTCTTTTGTCTATTCTTACTACTATGCACACAACATCATAGGTGGGAACGCTCCATGTTTTCATCATGTTTTTACTTGATTTTGTGTTGTTAATTTGTAATGTTTTACAAAATAAtttgaaataaaaaatttttgaacTAAAAATAAATGAGTAGTTTTCATTCTGCAGGTGAGTGCAGGTACTGGCATATAACGGCACCATTATAGAAAACGTTATTACATCTGCCATTCACCATGTGACTTAAATAACACGCAGCCTTCATTCTGCAGGTCCGTGCAGTTACCGCAATACTACATTTTTTAAGTTTCATGTTCTCCTTTTATACAAGGAAagcattttttattaaaaaaatattttgcaataATCTAttagaatatttttatttttccatcgactgaGTGATGGCTAGTTTTTTATGGGGCAGTATGCATTTTATTGCTAGCTTTTTGGAATTCATGCAACTTGTTGATCCTTTTATTTTCAGGAAATAAAGTTAATCATCTGTTAAGAAAAAGATGGGGGTTTATGGACCTGTCTTGATTTCAGGGAGATGAACAAGATGACCAAGTGTAATCCGTACCCATTGCCTCTCACTCCAGATCTGTTCGCACAGTTGAGTGGTGCCGTTTGGTTTTCAAAATTAGATCTACGAGGGGCATATCATTTAATTCAGATTACGGAGGGGGGCGAATGGAAAACTGCATTTAACACCCCTGAAGGGTATTTGGAGAACTTGGTAATGCCGTTTGGTTTAACAAACACTCCTGCAGTTCTCCAGTCTTTTATTAATGAGGTCTTCTATGAAATTATTGGCCACTTCGTTCTGGTATAGCTCGGCGATATTCTTATCTTTTCATGTGATTTCAATTCACAGGTTTCTCATGGTCGTCAGGTCCTCCAAGCTTTGGGCGGTAATAGTTTGCGaaaaaggagttttttttcccatagaaGAGATCCCATTTCTAGGACACATTATTACCCAAAGAGGTTTCAAGATGGATCCGGAGAGGTCCGGGCGGTGCTTGACTGGATATTACCAGAGAATGGGAAGACGCTTCAGAGGTTTCTGAGGTTCCCAAATTATTATTGGAAGTTTATCAGAGGATTTTCGGTGGTGGTCCTTTCAGCAATACAGCGGCTAAACTATAGttcaaacagcaaaaaaaattgaaattatgTGAACCCAGCCACCATACAATGATAATGCACAAAAGGTTAAAATACATCACTCAAAATATAGGAAAAGAAAACTCGCACATCCCTTTTCTGCCAGGTGGATATGGACTCCCACTAGTCTGGGTGCATTTCCGCTGCCAGCTAGTCCCAGGCGCGGTCCCAGAGCACTATGTCTTGGCACTCCGGTACACTGCTGTTCCAGATGGCTGGGTGCTCTGGCATCAATCTTATGAGCTTTGCTAAATTAATAGTGCTGGCTATTGTGAAAACAAGCCCTGCACAGCACATGTGACAACTTCTttctgttttgattttttttaactttatttggatATTTTCTagcaaaatgcatgaaaaaaatgccactgatggggcgtggcctggacggcTCTAATGGCGGGTGCTTCTTGTTGAGCTCCGAGTAGAGGATTACCCCAAGCAACAGCAAAGCGACatagaagagccaggagattCTAAAAACGTACTTGAAAGGCACCGGAGAGGCTGTAGCTCGCACAGATGAGCAGAAGGCGGCAGACCAGAACAGGACCGAGACGCCTGACAGATTTCTTCCAGGCGCGCGGCATGGAGGGGGAGCCCTCAATGGAGGACAACACAGCCTGCACAGTGAGTAATCAGGAGATCGGAGCAACGGGAGGGGAAGACCCCGCAGCAGGAGGGGAAGACGAGTGGGCTTCCTCCAGCCCCTTGCCCTTACAGTCACCCATGGAGGTCCCAGTAAATCAAATAACCCATAAATCGCCACTTCACCAAGCAGCCACTGCACAGTATATGCAGGAGAGTGAGACTCCAGCTTCACTGAACACAGGAGAGAAGGAGGGGCGGTCAGTCAGCCCAGCGACATCTGCTTCTCACTCCCCACAGTCTGCACAACATCAGCAGATATCCCAGGATAACATAGCTAGGGGAACTAATGATATGCACTCCCCTAGCACCAGCCCTGAAAAAAGGAGACCAAGGAGGTAAGAACATGGTCCAAACAAGTCCATATTATACAGCAATACCGGGGATACCACTTTAGACCCCATTTTGAATATTGCTTGCTCCAGTCAAGCAGCATCTGaatactttattagagacatggTGCTAGCACTAAGAGGATCTCTCAAAAGCGAACTCTCAGAGCCTAATACACAAGTAAGCACCGCTATAAACAACCTGGGAGAAAGAGTTGATAAAATAGAAAACAAGACAAGCGAAATTACAAGTTCGCATAATGAACTCATCGACGCCCATTACAAACTAAAAGAGGAGGTGGAAgccctaaaaaacaaaatggcggatatAGAAGACCGTAATAGGCGCAATAATATCAAGTTTAGAGGGATACCTGAAGAAGTAAGACCTGAAAAACTAAATAGCTTTGCGCAAGATCTTATTAAAATACTAATACCAAACTCCAAACCAGAAGAGAAAATCCTTGATAGAATACATAGGCTTCCCAAGCCCAAGAACCTGCCAGATAGCACCCCTAGAGATGTGATAGCGAGGGTGCATTTTTATCACACCAAAGATGAACTAATGCGTGTCTCCAGAAACATGAAAGAACTCCCGAAACCATATAACAACATCAAATTGTTCTCAGATTTTTCACAAACCACCATGCAAGCCCGGAAGAAACTCTCTCCCATAACGGCGATTTTAAGAGATAACAAAATTccatatagatggggcttcccaacTAATCTATATTTAAATATGGAAGGCTCCCCCACTATTATCACCTCATATGAAGAAGGAAAGACTTTCCTAAAAAAGTGGGACCTTCCGGCGCCACGagaaagtgccccccccccctctcatgtcTCAAAAGATTGGTCTCAGAAACAAACATCCAAACTCAAGAGACAGCCTCCCGCACACCGGTGAAACTAGTATAAAAACAATCTCAAACAGAGACTCACAGAAGTTGAAAGGGTGCCATCCATCCAGAGGCTGAAACACTAAATTTCCCCCCAAGAATGGCCTTTATTCGCAGGGTCAAGACGAACTCCAAACCTTGCAATGGTCCTTTTCTGTTAAACACGCGTAACAAAGCAAACCAAACACCGAAAATTGAAAGTTTTACTTCACAGATATACCCCAAACCCCTCCGCAACCTTCCCCCTCCCAAGATAACACTACAAGAACTCCAACGTACCAACCCATTACTCGACCCAAACGAACAAACCCAGTCAAGTAAGACTCCCAAGAAGAGAACCAAGATACTAACAGCTCACTACTCTACGCACAAATGGAGTTGAACCTACTCTCATTAAACGCCAAAGGCCTCAACTCACCTTATAAAAGATCTCAAATGTGGAGAGACGCCCTATCCTCCAAGACGGACATACTCTGTATTCAAGAGACTCACTTCACAAAAGACAGGGCCCCCAGCATGTCCCACCACAAATTTCCAAAGATCTTTTTCGCTAGTGCCTCCAAGAAGAAAGCAGGAGTCTTAATTGCAGTCAGGGATTCAGTAGACTTTCACCTCATGGAGGAGATAGCGAATTCCGCAGAAAGATACTTAATACTGATATGCAAAATAAGAGACCTTCTCGTTACCCTGGTCAATATCTACGCACCAAATTCGAAGCAAATAAATTTTTTGAGCAAAGTGATGAGGAAGATAAAGAAAATTCAGAAAGGCAGTCTGATCATCTGTGGGGACTTTAACCTTATAGCGGACAAGAACATGGACACTAGCTCTTCAGACAAACGAAGAGGCCCGACTTTATCATCCTGGATTCAGAAGACAGATATGTTTGATGCCTTTAGATGTCTGAATGCGGGTTCGAAGGAATATACGTTTTATTCACcatgacatatgtctttttccagAATCGACATGTTCCTGGTGGACTTACAAACTCTTAAAAGAATACAGAAAGCAAATATAGGCATAACCTCgtggtcggatcatgccccaaTCACCTTAAAAATCAAACTAGACTCCCAAGTTCCCCTCTGCGGAAATTGGAGAAACAACACCGTCCTCTGGTAACAAAATATCCAACCCGCTTGAAATAGCGGAAATTTTTAGGAAATATTATGAGTCACTGTACAATATAAATAAGGAGCCCCACACTACGCATCCCTCGGAAGAAGAGATAAACCATTTTCTGTCCTCCATCCAACTACCAACACTGAACAAAACCCAATTGGACAAATTAAATGCACCGGTTTCCCCCCAGGAGGTGTCACAAGTTATCAACAAATCCAAAAAAGATAAGGCACCAGGTCCGGACGGTTTCACCTCCGA
This region of Eleutherodactylus coqui strain aEleCoq1 chromosome 5, aEleCoq1.hap1, whole genome shotgun sequence genomic DNA includes:
- the LOC136629136 gene encoding oocyte zinc finger protein XlCOF7.1-like isoform X2, which codes for MEEWEYLEGHKDLYKEAMMETRQPLPSPVPSSKRSPPERCPHLLLPQDHQLLYPDEDLTNINTTETNVRGDQRCKEEIPTGNRPDDGNGSSEGHLISADFDANDNSRQDKDEELTINTDIPAALHSKDPSSDPLIQVPTSAPSQTNKQKKSHREGEHQRAHGGEKTYPCPECGKCFTQKSNLVRHQKNHTREKQFSCSECGKCFYIKSRLVTHQRIHTGESPFLCTECGKCFIYKSELVTHHRSHTGEKPFSCSECGKCYYMKSHLVAHQRIHTGEKPFSCSECGKCFTSKALLVRHQRCHTGQKPFSCLECGNCFYIKSHLVAHQRIHTGEKPFSCAECGKCYYMKSHLVAHQRIHTGDKPFSCSECGKCFYIKSQLVAHQRIHTGEKPFSCSECGKCFSHKSQLVTHQKSHTGEKPFSCSECGRCFTRKSKLVIHLRTHTGEKPFLCTECGKCFNVKSELVRHQRDHTGEKPFSCSECEKCFIYKSELVTHHRSHTGEKPFSCSECGTCFNVKSHLVRHQRIHTGEKPFSCSECGKCFTSKALLVRHQRCHTGERPFSCSECGKCFYIKSQVVAHQRIHTGEKPFSCSECGKCFTSKALLVRHQRCHTGEKPFSCSECGKCFSDKSHLVRHQKNHKKRSHSRVPNVGIQELM
- the LOC136629136 gene encoding zinc finger protein 665-like isoform X1; this encodes MEKDRSKMAESILDLTLEIYFHLTGEDYTAVKKTSSDGCRAPVCDGWGRPLSPITGPPPHPLIHEDINVQKILELTNKMIELLTGEVPIRCQDVAVYFSMEEWEYLEGHKDLYKEAIMETRQPLPSPVPSSKRSPPERCPRPLLPQDHQLLYQDEDLTDINTTETNVRGDQRCKEAIPTGNRPDDGNGSSEGHLISADFDANDNSRQDKDEELTINTDIPAALHSKDPSSDPLIQVPTSAPSQTNKQKKSHREGEHQRAHGGEKTYPCPECGKCFTQKSNLVRHQKNHTREKQFSCSECGKCFYIKSRLVTHQRIHTGESPFLCTECGKCFIYKSELVTHHRSHTGEKPFSCSECGKCYYMKSHLVAHQRIHTGEKPFSCSECGKCFTSKALLVRHQRCHTGQKPFSCLECGNCFYIKSHLVAHQRIHTGEKPFSCAECGKCYYMKSHLVAHQRIHTGDKPFSCSECGKCFYIKSQLVAHQRIHTGEKPFSCSECGKCFSHKSQLVTHQKSHTGEKPFSCSECGRCFTRKSKLVIHLRTHTGEKPFLCTECGKCFNVKSELVRHQRDHTGEKPFSCSECEKCFIYKSELVTHHRSHTGEKPFSCSECGTCFNVKSHLVRHQRIHTGEKPFSCSECGKCFTSKALLVRHQRCHTGERPFSCSECGKCFYIKSQVVAHQRIHTGEKPFSCSECGKCFTSKALLVRHQRCHTGEKPFSCSECGKCFSDKSHLVRHQKNHKKRSHSRVPNVGIQELM